In Gemmatimonadota bacterium, a single window of DNA contains:
- a CDS encoding amidohydrolase, translating to MRVPALVALALLSACTMKSSESAGDPVTLAVVNARIWTGDAKRPWADGIAVRGERIAAVGSSAEIRKLAKDAEVIDAQGQMLVPGFIDSHVHFIDGGFRLSSVQLRDAKTPAEFIARIKAFAATVPKGTWIQGGDWDHELWGGELPTRAWIDSVTPDHPVWVNRLDGHMKLANSAALAAAGISAATKDVSGGTIIRLPNGEPAGVFKDNAMDLVDGKVPDPPAALEDRALDTAMTYVASHGVTSVHNVGSANAKTGSWNDLVVFKRAQAAGRLRTRIYSAVPLSTWQQLRDTVAAHGRGDAWLKIGALKGFVDGSLGSHTAAMHAPFTDAPNDSGFFVTSPDSLYAWTSGADKAGLHVFVHAIGDRAIATQLDIFERVAKENGPRDRRFRIEHAQHVAPADFPRFAALGVIPSMQPYHAIDDGRWADKVIGPERAKGTYAFRSLLDAKATLAFGSDWFVAPPTPLEGIYAAVTRRTLDDKQPGGWVPEQKISVEEALRAYTAGSAYAAFDEQEKGTLQAGKLADFVIIDRDLTTIAPETIREAKVVRTVVGGKTVYQKP from the coding sequence ATGCGCGTACCCGCCCTGGTCGCCCTCGCCCTCCTCTCCGCCTGCACCATGAAGTCCTCCGAGTCAGCCGGCGACCCCGTCACGCTCGCGGTGGTGAATGCCCGCATCTGGACCGGCGACGCCAAGCGTCCCTGGGCCGACGGGATCGCGGTGCGTGGGGAGCGCATTGCGGCTGTCGGGTCGAGCGCGGAGATCCGGAAGCTGGCCAAGGACGCCGAGGTGATCGATGCGCAGGGGCAGATGCTGGTCCCGGGCTTCATCGATTCGCACGTGCACTTCATCGATGGCGGCTTCCGCCTGTCGTCGGTGCAGCTGCGCGACGCGAAGACGCCGGCCGAGTTCATCGCCCGCATCAAGGCGTTTGCCGCGACCGTGCCCAAGGGGACGTGGATCCAGGGGGGCGACTGGGATCACGAGCTGTGGGGGGGCGAACTCCCGACGCGCGCGTGGATCGACTCGGTGACGCCCGACCACCCGGTGTGGGTGAACCGGCTCGACGGGCACATGAAGCTCGCCAACTCGGCGGCGCTGGCCGCGGCCGGGATCAGCGCGGCGACGAAGGATGTGAGCGGCGGGACGATCATCCGGTTGCCTAACGGCGAGCCGGCCGGGGTCTTCAAGGACAACGCGATGGACCTCGTCGATGGCAAGGTCCCCGATCCGCCGGCGGCGCTCGAGGACCGCGCGCTCGACACGGCGATGACCTACGTGGCATCGCACGGCGTGACGTCGGTGCACAATGTGGGTTCGGCCAACGCCAAGACCGGGTCGTGGAACGATCTCGTCGTCTTCAAGCGGGCGCAGGCCGCCGGGCGGCTGCGGACGCGCATCTACAGCGCGGTCCCGCTCTCCACCTGGCAGCAGCTGCGCGACACGGTGGCCGCGCACGGACGCGGCGATGCCTGGCTCAAGATCGGTGCGCTGAAGGGATTCGTGGACGGATCGTTAGGCTCGCACACCGCAGCGATGCACGCCCCGTTCACCGACGCCCCCAACGACTCCGGCTTCTTCGTGACCTCGCCCGATTCGTTGTACGCGTGGACCTCGGGGGCCGACAAGGCGGGGCTGCACGTCTTCGTGCACGCCATCGGCGACCGCGCCATCGCCACGCAGCTCGACATCTTCGAGCGCGTGGCCAAGGAGAACGGCCCGCGCGATCGCCGCTTCCGCATCGAGCACGCCCAGCATGTCGCCCCGGCCGACTTCCCCCGCTTCGCCGCGCTCGGCGTGATTCCGTCGATGCAGCCGTACCATGCCATCGACGACGGGCGCTGGGCCGACAAGGTGATTGGTCCGGAGCGCGCCAAGGGGACGTACGCCTTCCGCTCGCTCCTCGACGCCAAGGCGACGCTGGCCTTTGGCTCCGACTGGTTCGTCGCCCCGCCGACGCCGCTCGAAGGGATCTACGCCGCCGTGACCCGGCGCACCCTCGACGACAAGCAGCCCGGCGGGTGGGTCCCCGAGCAGAAGATCTCGGTCGAGGAGGCGCTGCGCGCCTACACCGCGGGGAGTGCGTACGCCGCCTTCGACGAGCAGGAGAAGGGGACGCTCCAGGCGGGCAAGCTCGCCGACTTCGTCATCATCGACCGCGACCTGACGACGATCGCCCCCGAGACGATCCGGGAGGCCAAGGTCGTGCGCACGGTGGTGGGGGGCAAGACGGTCTACCAGAAGCCGTAG
- a CDS encoding DUF4412 domain-containing protein: MLSSLTLAMPLVSLALVAAVPSRPVQPRADAAPVRTAPVAADGWRFRWKVTVETDKKDRTPASPSMSVALIPGKARMDYEGEAQPQGMMKKGGYMLLDADKGTMTMVDPKEKKAVVMDPSALGNMMGAIGASGMVKMDVKDVKVSVEKLGAGDRLLGRATTKYRITRGYVMTISVFGRKNSSTHASVTEAWIADQFIEDKAFEAWAKNFTRGVGSVSGDALKKLMEAEQANQIKGIVLKQVQQSTDTDDKGNATTTTTTMEMTELAKASLDASLFEVPAGYEVTDMKAQMAGLSEEMEKAKAECEAKNGKGSEKCTMQGEAGGDSTAKVTPKDAAKKALRGLFKKP; the protein is encoded by the coding sequence ATGCTGTCCTCGCTCACGCTGGCGATGCCGCTGGTGTCGCTCGCCCTCGTTGCAGCCGTCCCGTCGCGCCCGGTGCAGCCGCGCGCCGACGCCGCCCCCGTCCGCACCGCCCCGGTTGCCGCTGACGGCTGGCGCTTTCGCTGGAAGGTCACCGTCGAGACGGACAAGAAGGACCGGACGCCGGCGTCGCCGTCGATGTCCGTGGCGCTCATCCCCGGCAAGGCCCGCATGGACTACGAGGGCGAGGCCCAGCCACAGGGGATGATGAAGAAGGGGGGCTACATGCTCCTCGATGCCGACAAGGGGACCATGACCATGGTCGACCCCAAGGAGAAGAAGGCCGTCGTCATGGATCCGTCAGCGTTAGGCAACATGATGGGGGCCATCGGCGCGAGCGGCATGGTGAAGATGGACGTGAAGGACGTGAAGGTCTCGGTGGAGAAGCTCGGCGCCGGCGACCGCCTCCTGGGGCGCGCCACCACGAAGTACCGCATCACGCGCGGCTACGTGATGACCATCTCCGTCTTCGGTCGCAAGAACAGCTCGACGCACGCGTCGGTCACCGAGGCGTGGATCGCCGACCAGTTCATCGAGGACAAGGCGTTCGAGGCCTGGGCGAAGAACTTCACGCGCGGCGTCGGCAGCGTCTCCGGCGACGCCCTCAAGAAGCTGATGGAGGCCGAACAGGCCAACCAGATCAAGGGGATCGTCCTCAAGCAGGTGCAACAGTCCACCGACACCGACGACAAGGGGAACGCGACCACGACGACCACGACCATGGAGATGACCGAGTTGGCCAAGGCGTCGCTCGATGCGTCGCTCTTCGAGGTCCCGGCCGGCTACGAGGTCACCGACATGAAGGCCCAGATGGCCGGGCTGTCGGAGGAGATGGAGAAGGCCAAGGCCGAGTGCGAGGCGAAGAACGGGAAGGGGAGTGAGAAGTGCACCATGCAGGGGGAGGCCGGCGGGGACTCGACCGCCAAGGTCACGCCCAAGGATGCCGCCAAGAAGGCGCTCCGGGGGCTCTTCAAGAAGCCGTGA